Below is a genomic region from Rhodohalobacter mucosus.
AAGATCAGCACGATTCAGGGCAGCAGCCTCTGTTTTTACCAGCAACTCCCGGTCACCGGGTACAGGATCCGGAAACGTACCGGTTCTCATAACCGGTGAGCCATTCTGATGATCTACCAGTAGTGCCTTCATGATTACATAAATGTTCGGAAAAATTTCGCAACCAGATTATTCAGGTCCTCTGAAAGCCTGAAAAGGAGTACGGGGGCAGCAAAAAACAGTGTAAACAGCACGGATTGCGCTATAGCTCTGAACCAGACTGAATCACCAATCCAGGGACCTGTAGCATCCAGGATAAATATCAGGAAAAATCCTATCGCCAGTGCGGTCATTGCAGCACCGGTAAGTGGCTGTATACCGATATTTAAAAGGATATAGATCGATTTTACACTGTTATAAACAAATATGGCAAATGCGGAGGCCATTGCTGCACCCTCGATACCATATGTTGGGATGAGCAGGTAGTTTGCAGCAATTGTCAGGAGAACCAGCAAAACATTGCTGTAGAAACTTACCCTGTAATGGCTGGAATTAAGTAGTATGATTCCGTTGGCACCGGTTCCGACTTCAATCAGTTTTGCGAGTCCAATGATAAAAACAACCCACCGGCCGGAAGAGTAAATATCCGGCAGAAACTGAAAGAGTAGTTCCAGGTTGATCCAGATAAGTCCGAAAATGAATATTCCCGGAATGAGTTGATTCAGAGATGTTTTCTTGTACAGAATCGCGACCTCATCCCATTTTTTGCTTTTGATGAATTCTGATATCAGCGGACCCGCAATCTTTTCAACCGACCGCTGGGGTACGGCAATGACCGACCCGATATAAAATGCGATGGCATAAACAGCGGTGCTTTCAAGATCTGTCATTGCTCCAAGCATAAGTACATCTACGTTCCAGACCATCACGGTAGTAAGCCCGCCGAGCAGTGAAAAAAGGGAGTAGCTTGCCATCCCTTTTAAGAGTTTTTTTCTAAGAATATCAAACCTTGGTTTCAGGTCAAGGCCGCCCTGCCGCGCAATCTGAATGGTTAGAAAAACAGGTTGAAGTCCGTAACTCAATACAAACAATCCAATAAATTGAGAAAATGACATCAGCCCAAACAGGTAGAGTAACAGCAATGCAATAACAAGAACCCGCTGAAATACTTCATTGACAAAGGAGCCTGAAACTGCATCGCGCAGTGACCTGAGATAATTGTTGAGCACCTCAAAATAGAGAACAAACAGAGTAAGAGGCAGAACCCAGAGGTAAAAATCGGCAAAAAGCGGGGAGCGCTCCGAATACACTGAGATGAAAAGATCATCCAGTAAAAAAAAGAGCAGTGCAAATACCAGAAACCCGGAAAAGGGGATTATAAAAGCCCAGAATAACAGCCCATGCCCTTCCGGGTAAGCTTTTTTAAAAAAAGGGAAATAGCGAAGAATCAGGTTATGAAACCCAAGATGGGCAAACTGTGAAGAGATGAGGGCAGCTGATATCAATACCCTTGTAAGGCCATATTGATCCGGGTCGAGTATGTGCGGATACAAAAAAATGGTTAGCACAAATCCGAGACCAATCCCAAAATAGGTGATGGCTGCGTTTACAATGCTTTGTCGGATTACGATTCCCACTTCAGGTATCAGGTTCAGCTA
It encodes:
- a CDS encoding lipopolysaccharide biosynthesis protein gives rise to the protein MGIVIRQSIVNAAITYFGIGLGFVLTIFLYPHILDPDQYGLTRVLISAALISSQFAHLGFHNLILRYFPFFKKAYPEGHGLLFWAFIIPFSGFLVFALLFFLLDDLFISVYSERSPLFADFYLWVLPLTLFVLYFEVLNNYLRSLRDAVSGSFVNEVFQRVLVIALLLLYLFGLMSFSQFIGLFVLSYGLQPVFLTIQIARQGGLDLKPRFDILRKKLLKGMASYSLFSLLGGLTTVMVWNVDVLMLGAMTDLESTAVYAIAFYIGSVIAVPQRSVEKIAGPLISEFIKSKKWDEVAILYKKTSLNQLIPGIFIFGLIWINLELLFQFLPDIYSSGRWVVFIIGLAKLIEVGTGANGIILLNSSHYRVSFYSNVLLVLLTIAANYLLIPTYGIEGAAMASAFAIFVYNSVKSIYILLNIGIQPLTGAAMTALAIGFFLIFILDATGPWIGDSVWFRAIAQSVLFTLFFAAPVLLFRLSEDLNNLVAKFFRTFM